In Dromiciops gliroides isolate mDroGli1 chromosome 5, mDroGli1.pri, whole genome shotgun sequence, the following are encoded in one genomic region:
- the LOC122729990 gene encoding 40S ribosomal protein S2-like, with translation MKIKSLEEIYLFSLPIKESEIIDFFLGSSLKDEVLKIMPVQKQTRTGQRTRFKPFVAIGDYNGHVGLGVKCSKEVATAIRGAIILAKLSIVPGRRGYWGNKIGKPYTVPCKVTGCCGSVLVRLIPAPQGTGIVSAPVPKKLLMTAGIDDCHTSSRGYTATLGNFAKATFDAISKTYSYLTPELWKETGFTKSPYQEFADHLVKTHTWVSVHRTQAAAVATT, from the coding sequence ATGAAGATCAAGTCTTTGGAGGAgatctatcttttctcccttcctattaaggaatctgagatcatagatttcttCCTGGGGTCTTCATTGAAGGATGAGGTTCTGAAGATCATGCCTGTTCAGAAACAAACTAGAACCGGACAACGTACCAGGTTCAAGCCTTTTGTGGCCATTGGCGACTACAATGGCCATGTTGGCTTGGGTGTCAAGTGCTCCAAGGAAGTAGCCACAGCTATTCGTGGTGCTATCATTCTGGCCAAGCTGTCCATCGTTCCTGGGAGACGTGGCTACTGGGGGAATAAGATTGGCAAGCCTTACACAGTGCCCTGCAAGGTCACTGGGTGCTGTGGATCTGTTTTGGTGCGCCTGATCCCCGCCCCTCAAGGTACTGGCATTGTCTCAGCTCCTGTGCCTAAGAAGCTCCTGATGACGGCTGGAATTGATGACTGCCACACTTCTTCAAGGGGCTATACTGCCACTCtgggcaactttgctaaagctaccTTCGATGCCATCTCCAAAACATACAGCTACCTAACCCCAGAACTGTGGAAGGAGACTGGGTTTACTAAGTCTCCCTATCAGGAATTCGCCGACCATCTTGTGAAGACTCACACTTGGGTGTCTGTCCATAGGACCCAGGCAGCTGCTGTGGCAACCACataa